A genomic segment from Nicotiana tabacum cultivar K326 chromosome 9, ASM71507v2, whole genome shotgun sequence encodes:
- the LOC107798205 gene encoding phosphoglycerate kinase, chloroplastic-like, with translation MASATASHTLCGIPATSSSTTNKAIAPSSARFLAKTPLRRLGFAGAAADSLFTNHVAAKLRSLKGSSKPVRGVASMAKKSVGDLTAAELKGKKVFVRADLNVPLDDSQNITDDTRIRAAVPTIKHLMANGAKVILSSHLGRPKGVTPKYSLAPLVPRLSELLGIQVVKAEDCIGPEVEKLVASLPEGSVLLLENVRFYKEEEKNEPEFAKKLASLADLYVNDAFGTAHRAHASTEGVTKFLKPSVAGFLLQKELDYLVGAVSNPKRPFAAIVGGSKVSSKIGVIESLLEKCDILLLGGGMIFTFYKAQGLSVGSSLVEEDKLELATSLLEKAKAKGVSLLLPSDVVIADKFAPDANSKIVPASAIPDGWMGLDIGPDSVKTFNDALDTTKTVIWNGPMGVFEFDKFAVGTEAIAKKLADLSGKGVTTIIGGGDSVAAVEKVGVASVMSHISTGGGASLELLEGKVLPGVIALDEADAPVAV, from the exons ATGGCATCAGCTACAGCTTCCCACACTTTGTGCGGCATCCCCGCTACCTcatcctctactaccaacaaggcTATTGCCCCTTCATCTGCTCGCTTCCTTGCCAAAACTCCTCTCCGCCGCCTCGGCTTCGCTGGCGCCGCCGCTGATTCTCTCTTCACCAACCACGTGGCAGCCAAGCTCCGATCCCTCAAGGGCTCTTCCAAGCCTGTTAGGGGCGTTGCTTCTATGGCCAAGAAGAGCGTTGGAGACCTTACCGCTGCCGAGTTGAAGGGCAAGAAAGTCTTCGTGAGGGCCGATTTGAATGTCCCACTTGATGATAGCCAGAACATTACTGATGACACTAGAATTAGAGCTGCCGTCCCTACTATCAAGCATTTGATGGCCAATGGTGCTAAAGTTATTCTCTCCAGTCACCTG GGACGGCCAAAAGGAGTCACTCCTAAATACAGCTTGGCACCGCTAGTCCCTAGGCTATCCGAACTGCTTGGAATCCAG GTTGTGAAGGCTGAGGACTGCATTGGTCCGGAAGTTGAGAAGTTGGTCGCTTCACTTCCCGAGGGTAGTGTTCTTCTTCTCGAGAACGTAAGATTCTACAAGGAGGAAGAGAAGAACGAACCTGAGTTTGCAAAGAAACTTGCATCATTGGCAGATCTTTACGTGAATGATGCATTCGGTACAGCTCACAGAGCACATGCCTCTACAGAGGGAGTTACTAAATTTTTGAAGCCTTCTGTTGCAGGTTTCCTCTTACAAAAG GAATTGGACTATTTAGTTGGGGCGGTTTCAAATCCAAAGAGGCCATTTGCTGCTATTGTGGGTGGTTCAAAGGTTTCATCCAAGATTGGAGTGATCGAATCACTTTTAGAGAAATGTGATATATTGCTTTTGGGTGGAGGAATGATCTTTACCTTCTACAAGGCTCAGGGTCTTTCAGTTGGTTCCTCCTTGGTTGAGGAAGACAAACTAGAACTCGCTACATCACTCCTAGAGAAGGCCAAGGCGAAAGGAGTCAGTCTCTTGTTACCATCTGATGTTGTGATTGCAGATAAATTTGCTCCTGATGCAAACAGCAAG ATTGTACCGGCATCTGCTATCCCAGACGGTTGGATGGGGTTGGACATTGGACCAGACTCTGTCAAGACTTTCAACGATGCCTTGGATACCACAAAAACAGTGATCTGGAATGGACCTATGGGGGTGTTTGAATTTGACAAGTTTGCTGTTGGAACAGAG GCAATTGCGAAGAAGCTTGCAGACTTAAGTGGGAAAGGAGTGACGACTATCATTGGAGGTGGAGATTCTGTTGCAGCTGTTGAGAAAGTTGGAGTTGCTAGCGTGATGAGCCACATATCCACTGGTGGTGGTGCCAGTTTGGAGCTACTGGAAGGCAAGGTGCTCCCCGGTGTCATTGCTCTAGATGAAGCAGACGCCCCCGTTGCTGTGTAA